Proteins from a genomic interval of Sphingobacterium lactis:
- a CDS encoding ABC transporter ATP-binding protein — protein MEKEKIAGNAYDSKLLGRLAKYIRPYKTVFWISVVLTILLAAVAPALPLLVEYTLDHYILSGKSEGLTNMLLLMFALLIAQTVVRYFHTLMTNTLGQSVIRDIRIQVFNHITNLRLKYFDNTPIGRLITRTISDLETIANIFSEGLIQIIGDLLQLVVILGVMFYTDWKLTLVVLVPMPLMIAATYIFKEAMKSAFQSVRLWVSNLNTFLQEHITGMNVIQYFAREDQEMRKFKAINAEHRNAHIRANWYFSIFFPVLEIIVAIATGLLVWYGSRQILADAISPGVVVAFIMYINMIFRPIRELIDKFNTLQMGMVSAERIFDVLDTDEFTPNEGTYKPEHVRGEITFKHVWFAYNGEKWVLKDVSFHVKPGETLALVGATGAGKSSVINILSRFYEIQKGEILLDGVDIREYDLTFLRQTIATVLQDVFLFSDTVLHNINLHNPDISYERIVDAAKKVGAYDFIMRLPGNFNYQVQERGSTLSAGQAQLISFIRALVHDPKILILDEATSSIDTETEGLIQNAIENLMDGRTSIVIAHRLSTIQKADKIIVLDKGEIKEMGTHHELLEMDGHYRKLYDLQFNSAGIG, from the coding sequence TTGGAAAAAGAAAAAATTGCAGGAAATGCTTACGACAGTAAACTATTGGGGCGATTAGCGAAATATATCCGCCCTTATAAGACTGTATTCTGGATTTCTGTGGTGCTGACGATTTTATTGGCTGCGGTAGCACCCGCCCTGCCACTGTTGGTGGAATACACCCTCGACCATTATATCCTGTCGGGAAAAAGCGAGGGCCTGACCAATATGCTGCTCCTGATGTTTGCCCTGTTGATTGCACAAACAGTGGTTCGGTATTTCCATACCTTGATGACTAACACCCTCGGGCAATCCGTCATCCGTGATATCCGGATTCAGGTATTCAATCACATTACGAACCTGCGCTTAAAATATTTCGATAATACACCTATCGGAAGATTGATCACTCGGACAATCTCCGATCTGGAAACGATAGCGAACATTTTCTCCGAAGGATTGATTCAGATCATCGGTGACCTGTTGCAGTTGGTCGTGATCCTGGGGGTAATGTTCTATACGGACTGGAAATTGACCCTAGTGGTGCTCGTGCCGATGCCGCTGATGATTGCAGCGACCTATATCTTTAAGGAGGCCATGAAATCAGCCTTTCAGAGTGTTCGATTGTGGGTTTCCAACCTGAATACGTTCTTGCAAGAGCATATTACGGGAATGAATGTGATCCAATATTTCGCTCGTGAAGATCAGGAGATGCGTAAATTCAAAGCAATCAATGCAGAACACCGGAATGCGCACATCCGTGCCAACTGGTATTTCTCTATCTTCTTTCCGGTTTTGGAAATCATTGTGGCCATTGCCACAGGTCTCTTGGTTTGGTACGGCTCCAGACAGATCTTGGCAGACGCCATTTCCCCAGGGGTCGTGGTTGCCTTTATCATGTACATCAACATGATTTTCCGGCCGATCCGCGAACTTATCGATAAGTTCAATACCCTGCAGATGGGTATGGTTTCTGCCGAACGCATCTTTGATGTACTGGATACGGATGAATTCACACCGAATGAAGGAACATATAAACCGGAACATGTTCGCGGTGAAATTACTTTTAAGCATGTATGGTTCGCTTACAATGGCGAAAAATGGGTGCTAAAGGATGTCAGCTTTCACGTGAAGCCTGGCGAGACGCTTGCACTGGTTGGAGCTACCGGCGCCGGTAAATCTTCCGTCATCAATATTTTGAGCCGATTCTATGAAATTCAGAAGGGCGAAATCTTATTGGATGGTGTTGATATCCGGGAGTATGACCTGACATTTCTACGTCAGACAATAGCTACGGTTTTGCAGGATGTCTTTCTTTTTTCGGATACCGTGCTGCACAACATCAACCTGCACAATCCCGATATTTCCTACGAACGGATCGTCGATGCTGCAAAAAAGGTAGGTGCCTACGACTTTATCATGCGTCTCCCGGGGAATTTCAATTATCAGGTTCAGGAACGTGGTTCTACCCTGTCTGCCGGACAAGCGCAGTTGATTTCCTTTATCCGTGCTTTGGTGCACGATCCGAAGATTCTCATCCTCGACGAAGCAACATCTTCCATCGATACGGAAACGGAAGGATTGATCCAGAATGCGATCGAAAACCTCATGGATGGACGGACCTCCATCGTCATTGCGCACAGGTTATCAACCATTCAGAAAGCGGATAAGATTATCGTATTGGACAAAGGGGAGATCAAGGAAATGGGTACCCATCACGAGCTCCTGGAAATGGATGGCCATTACAGAAAATTATACGATCTGCAGTTTAATTCAGCGGGTATAGGATAA
- the truA gene encoding tRNA pseudouridine(38-40) synthase TruA: MQLALQQVSLPYFRCEGPLKVKFSERIIFYRHFTFTGLRYSIINYLCKVEEQMPRFFLEIAYDGTAYHGWQVQDNAVSVQEKLNAALSVLLRTEVETVGAGRTDAGVHAKQLYVHFDSEAAVLQNKEKFIHSLNALLPFDIAAYRLIPVAADAHARFDATERSYAYHVHFRKDPFRHLKSWQLRDTPNAEKMNIAARDLLGKQDFSCFSKSNTQVFTNICDIKHAEWRWEGEDLVFHITADRFLRNMVRAIVGTLMEIGLGKKPIEHIKAVIDSKDRAMAGTSVPACGLYLTSVVYPYIDNSK; this comes from the coding sequence ATGCAGCTTGCCCTACAGCAGGTAAGTTTGCCGTATTTCCGTTGTGAAGGGCCGTTAAAAGTCAAGTTCAGCGAACGGATTATTTTTTACCGGCACTTTACTTTTACCGGTTTGCGCTATTCCATTATTAATTACCTTTGTAAAGTGGAAGAACAAATGCCCAGGTTTTTTTTAGAGATTGCCTATGATGGAACGGCCTACCACGGATGGCAGGTTCAAGATAATGCTGTTTCCGTTCAGGAGAAGCTAAATGCCGCCTTATCGGTCCTTTTGCGCACGGAAGTAGAGACTGTCGGTGCGGGGCGGACAGATGCTGGCGTTCATGCAAAACAATTGTATGTGCATTTTGACAGTGAAGCTGCAGTATTACAGAATAAGGAGAAATTTATCCACTCCCTAAATGCCCTGCTGCCATTTGATATTGCCGCATACCGGTTGATTCCTGTAGCAGCAGATGCACATGCTCGATTCGACGCCACGGAAAGGAGCTATGCCTATCACGTGCATTTCCGAAAAGATCCTTTCCGCCATTTGAAATCATGGCAACTGCGCGATACGCCCAATGCGGAGAAAATGAACATTGCTGCCCGTGATTTGTTAGGAAAGCAGGATTTCTCCTGTTTCAGCAAGTCCAATACCCAAGTATTCACAAATATTTGCGATATTAAACATGCAGAATGGCGTTGGGAAGGGGAAGATTTGGTGTTTCACATCACAGCGGACCGGTTTTTACGGAATATGGTCCGTGCCATTGTGGGGACCCTGATGGAAATCGGCCTAGGCAAGAAACCTATAGAACATATTAAAGCGGTAATTGACAGTAAGGATCGCGCAATGGCAGGAACTTCCGTTCCTGCTTGCGGCTTGTACCTGACCTCAGTTGTCTATCCGTATATCGATAATTCGAAATAG